One window of the Cryptomeria japonica chromosome 7, Sugi_1.0, whole genome shotgun sequence genome contains the following:
- the LOC131065712 gene encoding UDP-glycosyltransferase 89B2, translated as MKRPHVLVFPLPLQGHMIPLLDLSLSLAPRGLALTLLTTPENEPLLRPLLSTASSQDLFIQSLIISLPPPTHGLTLNEIQLPHLIYSQKGLADPLEQWLLQQKLNESSDEFGPVICIISDFFLGWTQDTATKVGIPRVVFSPSGAFAISVISSLWKYMPHLGVESDDGEVPIPGFPHPLTLRKFQLSPLAQAYESSDPVHEFIKYIMNLNIQSWGALINTFYSLETPYVDHLRTISGRPVWSVGPLLPPAVFHHEQKQKQKQEMNPQRGNPNSINEALCLQWLDCRKEKSVVYVCFGSLATLSEKQNEEIASGLEASGESFIWVIRDNENDKVGISQSYEERVKEKGLIIRGWAPQLLILSHPSVGCFVTHCGWNSTLESITLGIPMIAWPLTADQHSDALLLVEYLRVAVRLCEGLHVLPNRDLLASAVKRVVGGQGEEGMRVQELSRAAREAVKQGGSSSSNLEVFVACIQNLAHDNL; from the coding sequence atgaagaggCCTCACGTGTTGGTCTTCCCATTGCCTCTTCAGGGTCATATGATTCCTCTCTTGGATCTCTCCCTTTCTCTCGCCCCCCGAGGCCTTGCACTCACCCTTCTCACCACTCCCGAAAACGAGCCTCTGCTGCGCCCTCTCTTATCCACTGCTTCTTCCCAGGACCTCTTCATCCAATCCCTCATTATTTCTCTTCCTCCTCCTACACACGGACTCACCCTCAACGAAATCCAATTGCCGCATTTGATCTATTCTCAAAAAGGGCTTGCCGATCCTTTGGAACAATGGCTCCTGCAACAAAAACTCAACGAAAGCTCGGATGAATTTGGGCCTGTGATCTGTATCATCAGCGATTTCTTCTTGGGATGGACTCAGGACACGGCGACAAAGGTGGGTATACCCAGAGTTGTATTCAGTCCGTCTGGAGCATTTGCTATCTCTGTCATTTCCTCTTTGTGGAAATACATGCCGCACCTAGGTGTGGAATCTGATGACGGTGAAGTGCCCATCCCTGGCTTTCCTCATCCTCTTACTCTTCGCAAGTTTCAACTTTCTCCCCTTGCACAGGCCTACGAAAGCTCGGATCCTGTCCACGAGTTCATCAAATACATCATGAATTTGAATATCCAGAGCTGGGGTGCCCTCATTAACACCTTCTATTCTCTCGAGACTCCCTATGTCGACCATCTCCGAACAATTTCGGGTCGCCCTGTTTGGTCGGTGGGTCCTCTGCTTCCCCCTGCTGTGTTCCACCACGAACAGAAGCAGAAGCAGAAGCAGGAGATGAATCCTCAGAGGGGGAACCCAAATTCAATCAACGAAGCTCTGTGCTTGCAATGGCTTGATTGCCGCAAAGAGAAATCTGTTGTGTATGTCTGCTTTGGTAGCCTGGCAACGTTGTCCGAGAAGCAGAATGAAGAGATAGCATCGGGATTGGAGGCAAGTGGAGAGTCCTTTATTTGGGTCATCAGAGACAATGAAAATGACAAGGTCGGTATTTCGCAAAGTTATGAAGAAAGAGTGAAAGAGAAGGGCCTGATTATCAGAGGGTGGGCGCCTCAACTCTTGATCCTCTCCCACCCTTCTGTTGGGTGTTTTGTTACCCACTGTGGGTGGAATTCTACACTGGAGAGCATTACGCTGGGAATTCCCATGATTGCGTGGCCTTTAACTGCGGATCAGCATAGCGACGCTCTGTTGTTGGTTGAATATCTGAGAGTTGCAGTCAGATTATGCGAAGGTCTCCACGTACTTCCCAACAGAGATCTGTTGGCAAGTGCAGTAAAGAGAGTGGTGGGAGGACAAGGCGAAGAAGGTATGCGGGTGCAGGAATTAAGCAGGGCAGCAAGAGAGGCAGTGAAGCAAGGTGGATCTTCCTCCTCTAATCTGGAAGTTTTTGTCGCTTGCATACAAAATTTGGCACACGACAACTTGTGA
- the LOC131065713 gene encoding UDP-glycosyltransferase 89B2 → MKRPHVLIFPFPTQGHIIPLLELSLSLASRGLALTLLTTPGNEPLLRPLLSTASSENLFIQSLILPLPPPPPPPHNETQLPIHSLPHLIYSLKGLADPLEQWLLQQKLDESSDEFGPVICIISDFFLGWTQDTATKLGIPRIVFSPSGAFAFSVISSVWKYMPHLGVESDEGEVSIPGFPHPLTLRKFQLSPLAQVYKSSDPVHEFIKYIMNLNLQSWGTLINTFYSLETPYVDHLRTVSGRPVWSVGPLLPPAVFHHKQKQEMNHQRGNPNSINEALCLQWLDGRKGRSVVYVCFGSMAILSEKQNEEIAAGLEASEVSFIWVIRDNGNAKVGLEERVKKKGLVIRGWAPQLLILSHPSVGCFVTHCGWNSTLESISLGIPMIAWPLTADQHSDALLLVEYLRVAVRLCEGPNAVPNRDMLASAVKRVVGGEGEEGLRVQELSRAAREAVKQGGSSSSNLEDTVACIRNLAPDKL, encoded by the coding sequence atgaagaggCCTCACGTGTTGATCTTCCCATTCCCGACGCAGGGTCATATCATTCCTCTTTTGGAGCTCTCTCTTTCTCTCGCCTCCCGAGGCCTTGCACTCACCCTTCTCACCACTCCTGGAAACGAGCCCCTGCTGCGCCCTCTCTTATCCACCGCTTCTTCCGAGAACCTCTTCATCCAATCCCTcattcttcctcttcctcctcctccacctcctccgcaCAACGAAACCCAACTGCCTATACATTCCTTGCCGCATTTGATCTATTCCCTCAAGGGGCTTGCCGATCCTTTGGAGCAATGGCTCCTGCAGCAAAAACTCGACGAGAGCTCGGATGAATTTGGGCCTGTGATCTGCATCATCAGCGATTTCTTCTTGGGATGGACTCAGGATACGGCGACCAAGCTGGGCATACCCAGAATCGTATTCAGTCCGTCGGGAGCATTTGCTTTCTCTGTCATTTCTTCTGTGTGGAAATACATGCCGCACCTAGGTGTGGAATCTGATGAGGGTGAAGTGTCCATTCCTGGCTTTCCTCATCCTCTCACTCTTCGCAAGTTTCAACTTTCTCCCCTGGCACAGGTCTACAAAAGCTCGGATCCTGTCCACGAGTTCATCAAATACATCATGAATCTGAATCTCCAAAGCTGGGGTACCCTCATTAACACCTTCTATTCTCTCGAGACTCCCTATGTCGACCATCTCCGAACAGTTTCGGGCCGCCCTGTTTGGTCGGTGGGTCCTCTGCTTCCCCCTGCTGTGTTCCACCACAAGCAGAAGCAGGAAATGAATCATCAGAGGGGGAACCCCAATTCAATTAACGAAGCGCTGTGCTTGCAGTGGCTCGATGGTCGGAAAGGGAGATCTGTTGTGTATGTCTGCTTCGGTAGCATGGCAATTTTGTCTGAGAAGCAGAATGAAGAGATTGCAGCGGGATTGGAGGCGAGTGAAGTGTCCTTCATTTGGGTCATCAGAGACAATGGAAATGCCAAGGTCGGTCTTGAagaaagagtgaagaagaagggcCTGGTTATCAGAGGGTGGGCGCCTCAGCTCTTGATCCTCTCCCACCCTTCTGTTGGGTGTTTCGTTACCCACTGTGGGTGGAATTCTACTCTGGAGAGCATTTCACTGGGGATTCCCATGATTGCATGGCCTTTAACTGCGGATCAGCATAGCGACGCTCTCTTGTTGGTTGAATATCTGAGAGTCGCAGTCAGATTATGCGAAGGGCCAAACGCAGTGCCCAACAGAGATATGTTGGCAAGTGCAGTGAAGAGAGTGGTGggaggagaaggagaagagggtttGCGGGTACAGGAATTGAGCAGGGCAGCGAGAGAGGCGGTGAAGCAGGGGGGATCTTCTTCCTCTAATCTGGAAGACACTGTTGCTTGCATACGAAATTTGGCACCCGACAAATTGTGA